In one Pseudarthrobacter sp. NBSH8 genomic region, the following are encoded:
- the sdhA gene encoding succinate dehydrogenase flavoprotein subunit, giving the protein MQVHKYDVVIVGAGGAGMRAAIESGQRARTAVLTKLYPTRSHTGAAQGGMCAALANVEEDNWEWHTFDTIKGGDYLVDQDAAEVMAKEAIDAVLDLEKMGLPFNRTPEGRIDQRRFGGHTRDHGKAPVRRACYAADRTGHMILQTLYQNCVKHNVEFYNEYYVLDLLTVEEDAVREDGTPYKQKRVAGVVSYDLASGELHVFQAKSVIFASGGAGKVFKTTSNAHTLTGDGMGIAFRRGIPLEDMEFFQFHPTGLAGLGILLSEAARGEGAILRNSEGERFMERYAPTIKDLAPRDIVARSMANEVREGRGCGPNKDYVLLDLTHLEPAHIDAKLPDITEFARTYLGVEPYTEPVPVFPTAHYAMGGIPTNITTEVLQDNDTVIPGLYAAGEVACVSVHGSNRLGTNSLLDINVFGKRAGIAAAEYAKTADFVDLPEDPEAYTIELLDIARNGNGDEKVAVIRKELQDTMDANMQVFRTADTLNQVLRDIESFEARYKKISVQDKGKRFNLDLLEAVELGFLLELAKVMTVAALHREESRGGHFREDFPERDDEKFMKHSMAYKDDRAPADGTAGTAETTAGIRLGTKPVVFTRYEPMVRKY; this is encoded by the coding sequence ATGCAGGTCCATAAGTACGACGTAGTCATCGTCGGTGCCGGTGGCGCTGGCATGCGCGCCGCGATCGAGTCCGGTCAGCGCGCGCGAACAGCAGTACTGACCAAGCTCTACCCCACCCGCTCGCACACCGGTGCTGCGCAGGGTGGCATGTGTGCGGCCCTTGCCAATGTCGAAGAAGACAACTGGGAATGGCACACGTTCGACACCATTAAGGGCGGCGACTACCTGGTTGACCAGGACGCTGCCGAGGTCATGGCGAAGGAAGCCATCGACGCCGTGCTGGACCTGGAAAAGATGGGCCTGCCGTTCAACCGCACGCCCGAAGGCCGGATCGACCAGCGCCGCTTCGGCGGCCACACCCGTGACCACGGCAAGGCACCCGTACGCCGTGCCTGCTACGCAGCAGACCGCACCGGCCACATGATCCTGCAGACGCTGTACCAGAACTGCGTCAAGCACAACGTGGAGTTCTACAACGAGTACTACGTCCTGGACCTCCTGACGGTCGAGGAAGACGCGGTCCGCGAGGACGGCACGCCGTACAAACAGAAGCGTGTTGCCGGCGTCGTGTCCTATGACCTCGCCTCCGGTGAGCTGCACGTGTTCCAGGCCAAGTCCGTGATCTTCGCTTCCGGCGGCGCCGGCAAGGTCTTCAAGACCACCTCCAATGCCCACACCCTGACCGGTGACGGCATGGGCATCGCCTTCCGCCGTGGCATCCCGCTGGAGGACATGGAGTTCTTCCAGTTCCACCCGACAGGCCTCGCCGGCCTGGGCATCCTGCTTTCCGAAGCCGCACGCGGCGAGGGCGCTATCCTGCGTAACTCCGAGGGTGAACGCTTTATGGAGCGCTACGCCCCTACTATCAAGGACCTGGCACCGCGTGACATCGTGGCCCGCTCCATGGCCAACGAAGTCCGTGAAGGCCGCGGCTGCGGCCCCAACAAGGACTACGTCCTCCTGGACCTGACCCACCTGGAGCCGGCGCACATCGATGCCAAACTCCCTGACATCACCGAGTTCGCCCGCACCTACCTGGGTGTGGAACCGTACACAGAGCCGGTTCCGGTGTTCCCCACGGCGCACTACGCCATGGGCGGCATCCCCACCAACATCACCACCGAAGTCCTGCAGGACAACGACACCGTCATCCCGGGCCTGTACGCCGCCGGCGAGGTTGCCTGCGTTTCGGTCCACGGTTCCAACCGCCTGGGCACCAACTCACTGCTGGACATCAACGTGTTCGGCAAGCGCGCCGGCATCGCTGCCGCCGAGTACGCCAAGACTGCTGACTTCGTGGACCTCCCGGAGGACCCGGAGGCTTACACCATCGAGCTGCTGGATATAGCCCGCAACGGCAACGGCGACGAGAAGGTGGCGGTAATCCGCAAGGAACTCCAGGACACCATGGACGCCAACATGCAGGTGTTCCGTACGGCTGACACGCTGAACCAGGTCCTGAGGGACATCGAGTCCTTCGAGGCGCGGTACAAGAAGATCAGCGTCCAGGACAAGGGCAAGCGCTTCAACCTGGACCTGCTCGAGGCCGTCGAGCTGGGCTTCCTGCTGGAACTGGCCAAGGTCATGACCGTGGCGGCCCTGCACCGGGAGGAATCCCGCGGCGGACACTTCCGCGAGGACTTCCCGGAACGCGACGACGAAAAATTCATGAAGCACTCCATGGCGTACAAGGATGACCGCGCCCCGGCCGACGGCACCGCGGGGACCGCGGAAACAACAGCCGGCATCCGTCTGGGCACCAAACCGGTTGTCTTTACCCGCTACGAGCCGATGGTGAGGAAGTACTAA
- a CDS encoding succinate dehydrogenase hydrophobic membrane anchor subunit: MTATIDSPRSGKNSSGKISPQYRRTGASRGNFEMFAWLFMRLSGVVLVVLIFGHLFVNLLVGEGIHAIDFGFVAGKWADPFWQVWDLAMLWLAMLHGTNGVRTIINDYAEKDSTRLWLKIVLYAATTVIIVLGTLVIFTFNPCPVVDGVPLPGGFCPS; the protein is encoded by the coding sequence ATGACTGCAACTATCGACAGCCCACGCAGTGGGAAAAACAGCAGCGGCAAAATCTCCCCCCAGTACCGCCGCACGGGCGCCAGCCGGGGCAACTTCGAAATGTTCGCGTGGCTGTTCATGCGCCTGTCCGGCGTAGTGCTGGTGGTGCTCATCTTCGGGCACCTCTTCGTGAACCTCCTGGTGGGTGAGGGCATCCATGCCATCGACTTCGGCTTCGTCGCCGGCAAGTGGGCTGACCCGTTCTGGCAGGTCTGGGACCTGGCCATGCTGTGGCTGGCCATGCTGCACGGCACCAACGGCGTACGCACCATCATCAACGACTACGCCGAGAAGGATTCCACCCGTCTCTGGCTCAAGATCGTCCTCTACGCGGCCACCACCGTGATCATCGTCCTTGGCACCCTGGTGATCTTCACTTTCAACCCGTGCCCCGTGGTTGACGGTGTTCCGCTGCCCGGCGGCTTCTGCCCCTCGTAG
- the sdhC gene encoding succinate dehydrogenase, cytochrome b556 subunit: protein MWSWVGHRITGVVIFFFLLVHVLDTSLVRVSPEAYTAVIGAYKNPLMALGETGLVAAIVFHAFNGLRIIAVDFWKKGAKYQRQMLWTVLALWVVVMVGFSIRHLSLALGGH from the coding sequence ATGTGGTCCTGGGTAGGACACCGGATTACCGGTGTAGTGATCTTTTTCTTCTTGTTGGTCCATGTGCTGGACACCTCATTGGTGCGTGTGTCTCCGGAGGCCTACACGGCTGTCATCGGTGCCTACAAGAACCCCCTTATGGCCCTGGGTGAAACGGGCCTGGTTGCCGCGATTGTTTTCCACGCCTTTAACGGCCTGCGGATTATCGCCGTCGACTTCTGGAAGAAGGGCGCCAAGTACCAGCGCCAGATGCTGTGGACCGTCCTGGCCCTGTGGGTAGTTGTTATGGTCGGCTTCTCCATCCGCCACCTTTCCCTCGCACTCGGAGGTCACTAA
- a CDS encoding mannose-1-phosphate guanylyltransferase yields the protein MSTDTVTSPDSPLNRFIAVIPAGGVGTRLWPLSRAAAPKFLHDLTGSGSTLLRATYDRLEPLAGRNVLVVTGTAHRAAVCRQLPEVQESDLVLESEPKDSGAAIGLAAAILYERDPDTIMGSFAADQVISPDHLFQAAVREAIHTAAAGKIVTIGIKPTHPSTGFGYIRAGEALHINGAPSAQAVVEFVEKPDEEVAQQYVDSGEYVWNAGMFVAPVALMLRHLEANQPELFKGLQEIAQAWDTPERDAVTARVWPTLPKIAIDYAVAEPAAAAGDVAVVPGTFGWDDVGDFASVGRLNSAREVDDVTVIGEGARVFTENASGVVVSDTKRVIALIGIKDVVIVDTGDALLVTTKQHAQRVKGAVDALKASGDTDVL from the coding sequence ATGAGTACAGACACAGTGACAAGCCCGGATTCACCCCTGAACCGCTTTATTGCGGTGATTCCGGCAGGCGGAGTGGGGACCCGCCTCTGGCCCCTGTCGCGAGCAGCCGCTCCAAAATTCCTGCACGACCTCACGGGGTCCGGCAGCACTTTGCTGCGCGCAACCTACGACCGGCTGGAGCCGCTCGCAGGCAGGAACGTCCTTGTCGTGACCGGCACTGCGCACCGGGCCGCCGTCTGCCGGCAACTGCCCGAGGTCCAGGAGTCGGACCTGGTCCTGGAGAGCGAGCCCAAGGATTCCGGCGCCGCCATCGGCCTGGCTGCCGCCATCCTGTATGAGCGCGACCCGGACACCATCATGGGTTCCTTCGCCGCGGACCAGGTCATCAGTCCTGACCACCTCTTCCAGGCAGCCGTCCGCGAGGCCATCCACACGGCCGCCGCCGGCAAGATCGTGACGATCGGCATCAAGCCGACGCACCCGTCCACGGGTTTCGGCTACATCCGCGCCGGCGAGGCGCTCCACATCAACGGTGCGCCCAGCGCCCAGGCCGTGGTGGAGTTCGTGGAAAAGCCGGACGAGGAAGTTGCCCAGCAGTATGTGGACAGCGGTGAGTATGTCTGGAACGCAGGAATGTTCGTGGCTCCCGTTGCCCTGATGCTGAGGCACCTTGAGGCCAACCAGCCGGAGCTGTTCAAGGGCCTCCAGGAGATCGCCCAGGCCTGGGACACTCCCGAACGTGACGCCGTCACAGCCCGCGTCTGGCCCACGTTGCCCAAGATCGCCATTGACTATGCGGTGGCCGAGCCTGCCGCCGCTGCCGGCGATGTTGCCGTTGTGCCGGGCACCTTCGGATGGGACGACGTCGGGGACTTTGCTTCGGTGGGTCGGCTCAACAGTGCGCGGGAAGTCGATGACGTCACCGTTATCGGTGAGGGCGCCCGGGTTTTCACCGAAAACGCGAGCGGTGTGGTGGTTTCGGACACGAAGCGCGTGATCGCCCTGATCGGCATCAAGGACGTGGTCATCGTTGACACCGGCGATGCCCTCCTGGTGACCACCAAGCAGCACGCGCAGCGGGTGAAGGGAGCCGTTGACGCGCTCAAGGCCAGTGGCGATACCGACGTTCTGTAA
- a CDS encoding amidohydrolase has protein sequence MRNYTTEAEPTALVRPWLEPLLPELIDFRRDLHAHPELSFKEFRTTDKLVERLEAAGLSPRRLEGTGLTVDIGEGPIATALRGDIDALPIIEETGLPFASKNHGVTHACGHDVHTATMLGVALVLQSMHQESPLGGSVRIIFQPAEETMPGGALSCIEQGVLEGVPRIFALHCDPRIDVGRIGTRIGAITSASDTIKIELSGRGGHTSRPHLTEDLVFALAQIAVNVPAVLSRRVDVRSGVSVVWGQINAGSAPNAIPGTGYMSGTMRCLDREAWHDAGELLDEVVQQVAAPYGVEVHLEHTRGVPPVVNSEDETALIEAAARAEIGEGAVVLTPQSMGGEDFAWFLAERPGAMMRLGTKTPGGEEYDLHRGDYILDERALGLGIQVLTAAALRTIRDL, from the coding sequence GTGCGTAATTACACTACTGAAGCCGAGCCCACCGCATTAGTGCGGCCATGGTTGGAACCCCTCCTGCCGGAGCTGATCGACTTCCGCCGGGATTTGCATGCGCACCCCGAGCTTTCCTTCAAGGAATTCCGCACCACGGACAAGCTGGTGGAGCGGCTCGAAGCAGCCGGACTGTCCCCGCGGCGGCTTGAAGGTACCGGCCTCACCGTCGATATCGGCGAGGGGCCCATCGCCACAGCGCTCCGCGGCGATATTGACGCCCTGCCAATCATCGAGGAAACGGGCCTGCCGTTTGCCTCCAAGAACCATGGCGTCACGCATGCGTGCGGACACGATGTCCACACTGCCACCATGCTCGGCGTTGCCCTGGTCCTCCAGAGCATGCATCAGGAGTCGCCGCTGGGCGGTTCCGTTCGGATCATCTTCCAGCCGGCCGAGGAAACCATGCCGGGCGGCGCGCTTTCCTGCATCGAGCAGGGCGTCCTGGAGGGTGTGCCGCGGATTTTTGCGCTGCACTGTGACCCAAGGATCGACGTCGGACGCATCGGTACGCGCATCGGCGCAATTACGTCCGCTTCGGACACCATCAAGATCGAGCTGAGCGGCCGCGGCGGCCATACGTCCCGCCCGCACCTTACCGAGGACCTGGTCTTCGCCCTGGCTCAGATCGCGGTCAACGTTCCGGCCGTGCTTTCACGCCGGGTGGATGTCCGCAGCGGAGTATCCGTGGTCTGGGGCCAGATCAACGCAGGATCGGCACCCAATGCCATCCCGGGCACCGGTTACATGTCAGGCACCATGCGCTGCCTCGACCGCGAGGCCTGGCATGACGCCGGCGAGCTCCTGGATGAAGTCGTGCAGCAGGTGGCCGCGCCCTATGGAGTGGAGGTCCATCTGGAACACACCAGGGGTGTCCCGCCGGTGGTGAACTCTGAGGACGAGACAGCGCTGATCGAGGCTGCGGCCCGCGCGGAAATCGGTGAGGGCGCCGTGGTGCTGACGCCGCAGTCCATGGGTGGTGAGGATTTCGCCTGGTTCCTGGCTGAACGTCCCGGCGCGATGATGCGCCTGGGCACCAAAACCCCGGGCGGCGAAGAGTATGACCTGCACCGCGGTGACTACATCCTGGACGAACGTGCCCTGGGCCTGGGTATCCAGGTCCTCACCGCGGCAGCCCTCCGGACCATCCGCGACCTTTAG
- a CDS encoding MarR family winged helix-turn-helix transcriptional regulator — MTEAPRLDRQVCFALYSASRAATAVYRPVLEDLGLTYPQYLVMLVLWESEPKGVKELGEELGLDSGTLSPLLKRLEAMGLVERRRSGEDERRVAVHLTPAGRLLSSKANAIPRHLADAAGLSADELEQLRTTLERLTEALHRAH, encoded by the coding sequence ATGACTGAAGCCCCCCGCCTCGACCGCCAGGTGTGTTTTGCCCTGTACTCCGCGTCCCGCGCGGCAACAGCGGTCTACCGCCCCGTCCTGGAAGACCTCGGCCTGACGTACCCGCAGTATCTGGTGATGCTGGTCCTATGGGAATCGGAGCCGAAGGGCGTCAAGGAGCTCGGCGAGGAGCTGGGTCTTGACTCAGGCACGCTGTCGCCGCTGCTCAAGCGACTCGAGGCCATGGGGCTCGTGGAGCGCCGCCGGTCCGGGGAGGACGAGCGCCGCGTGGCAGTACACCTGACCCCGGCCGGACGCTTGCTCAGCAGCAAAGCCAACGCGATTCCACGGCACCTGGCGGACGCCGCCGGTTTGTCGGCCGATGAGCTGGAACAGCTTCGCACCACTCTGGAAAGGCTCACCGAAGCCCTTCACCGCGCGCACTGA
- a CDS encoding organic hydroperoxide resistance protein produces the protein MKTLYTAEALASGEGRDGNARTKDGKLEVSLASPVELGGDGLGTNPEQLFAAGYAACFHSALRLVGRKERADLTDSAVAAKIHFGALDDGIGYGLAAELEIAVPALDLATAESLVAKAHQICPYSNATRGNMTVDIKILEFAA, from the coding sequence ATGAAGACTCTCTACACTGCCGAGGCCCTGGCTTCAGGCGAAGGCCGCGACGGCAACGCGCGCACCAAGGATGGGAAGCTGGAGGTCAGTCTTGCCAGTCCCGTGGAGCTAGGCGGTGATGGCCTGGGCACCAACCCGGAGCAGCTGTTTGCCGCCGGCTACGCCGCGTGCTTCCACTCGGCACTCCGCCTTGTCGGGCGCAAGGAACGTGCCGACCTCACCGACTCGGCGGTGGCCGCCAAGATCCACTTCGGCGCCCTGGACGACGGCATAGGTTACGGCCTCGCGGCTGAACTCGAAATCGCCGTCCCGGCCCTGGACCTCGCCACCGCCGAGTCCCTGGTGGCCAAAGCCCACCAGATCTGCCCCTATTCCAACGCCACCCGCGGAAACATGACCGTGGACATCAAGATCCTGGAGTTCGCAGCATGA
- a CDS encoding NADP-dependent oxidoreductase → MSTITALPTSTREIRLASRPVGRPVSENFQLAESPLPALQDGQILVRNLYISVDPYMRGRMNDVKSYSAPFALDTALDGGAIGEVIASRAEGRKVGDAVVHQLGWREFAVLEAGATSVARRDLAPASAYLGALGMTGLTAYTGLLKVAEFKPGDAVFVSGAAGAVGSLVGQIAKAMGASRVIGSAGTPEKVARLLELGFDAAFNYNDGPVREQLAQAAGPAGIDVYFDNVGGEHLEAALTVLNVDGRVAMCGAIAQYNSTEPTPAPRNLMLAIGKQLTLRGFLVSGQRQHSAEFFGKMSAWIADGSVQYDETVVDGLENAPQAFMDLLEGANTGKMLVRV, encoded by the coding sequence ATGAGCACAATTACTGCACTGCCCACGTCCACCCGTGAAATCCGCCTGGCCTCACGTCCGGTAGGGCGTCCCGTCAGTGAGAACTTCCAGCTGGCAGAGTCACCGCTGCCGGCGCTTCAGGACGGCCAGATCTTGGTCCGCAACCTCTACATCTCCGTGGACCCCTACATGCGCGGCCGCATGAATGACGTCAAGTCGTACTCCGCGCCGTTCGCGCTGGATACAGCGCTCGACGGCGGCGCAATCGGTGAGGTCATCGCGTCCCGGGCCGAGGGGCGAAAGGTGGGGGACGCCGTCGTACATCAACTTGGCTGGCGGGAATTCGCGGTCCTGGAAGCAGGCGCAACCTCGGTTGCCCGCAGGGACCTTGCTCCCGCGTCGGCGTACCTTGGCGCGCTGGGCATGACAGGGCTGACGGCCTACACCGGGCTGCTCAAAGTGGCCGAGTTCAAACCCGGCGATGCCGTATTTGTATCCGGTGCTGCAGGCGCCGTGGGCTCGCTTGTTGGGCAGATCGCCAAGGCGATGGGCGCTTCGAGGGTCATCGGCAGCGCGGGAACCCCGGAGAAGGTGGCCCGTCTCCTGGAACTGGGCTTCGACGCCGCGTTCAACTACAACGACGGGCCGGTGCGCGAACAGCTTGCGCAGGCCGCAGGACCCGCAGGGATTGACGTGTATTTCGACAACGTGGGCGGCGAGCACCTGGAAGCCGCCCTGACTGTCCTCAACGTGGACGGCCGCGTGGCCATGTGCGGCGCCATCGCCCAGTACAACTCCACCGAACCCACGCCGGCCCCGCGGAACCTCATGCTCGCCATTGGCAAGCAGCTCACCCTGCGCGGGTTCCTGGTCAGTGGACAGCGCCAGCACAGTGCTGAATTCTTCGGGAAAATGTCAGCCTGGATTGCGGACGGTTCAGTCCAGTACGACGAGACTGTGGTGGATGGACTGGAGAATGCGCCCCAGGCCTTCATGGATCTGCTCGAGGGCGCGAACACCGGCAAGATGCTGGTGCGCGTCTAA
- a CDS encoding BMP family protein — protein MVGVASVGAAALLLTGCGAAPEAGSTATATASDYTSCIVSDSGGFDDQSFNQSSYEGLKKAEADLGIKVNQVESKTNNDFEPNLRAMVAANCDLTLTVGFLLGDATKTQAAANPDSHFAIIDFAYDPPISNVKPIIYDTAQAAFLAGYLAAGTTKTGTVATFGGIKIPTVTIFMDGYADGVKYYNEKKGTSVKVLGWDKTAQDGSFTGDFEKQDVGKQLTRNFLDQGADIVMPVAGPVGKGAGAALNEAKAAGKDVKMIWVDSDGFLTAPEYKDIMLSSVMKLMGEAVETVVKEDKDGKFTNTPYVGTLANGGVQLAPFHSFDSQVSADLKAELDQLKTDIVDGKLKIESAASPKA, from the coding sequence ATGGTCGGCGTAGCCTCAGTGGGTGCCGCAGCGCTTCTGCTGACTGGCTGCGGCGCGGCCCCCGAGGCCGGGAGCACCGCCACCGCCACGGCCAGTGACTACACCAGCTGCATCGTCTCTGACTCCGGCGGATTCGATGACCAGTCATTCAACCAGTCCTCTTATGAGGGCCTGAAGAAGGCTGAGGCCGACCTGGGCATCAAGGTCAACCAGGTCGAGTCCAAGACCAATAACGACTTCGAACCAAACCTCCGTGCCATGGTTGCCGCAAACTGCGACCTCACCCTGACCGTCGGTTTCCTGCTGGGTGACGCCACCAAGACCCAGGCCGCGGCAAACCCGGACAGCCACTTTGCCATCATCGACTTCGCCTACGACCCGCCCATCAGCAACGTCAAGCCCATCATCTACGACACCGCCCAGGCTGCCTTCCTCGCCGGATACCTCGCCGCAGGCACCACCAAGACCGGAACTGTTGCCACCTTCGGCGGCATCAAGATCCCCACGGTAACCATCTTCATGGACGGCTACGCCGACGGCGTGAAGTACTACAACGAGAAGAAGGGCACCAGTGTTAAGGTCCTTGGCTGGGACAAGACCGCACAAGACGGCAGCTTTACCGGTGACTTCGAAAAGCAGGACGTCGGCAAGCAGCTCACACGGAACTTCCTGGACCAGGGTGCGGACATTGTGATGCCCGTAGCCGGTCCGGTGGGCAAGGGCGCCGGCGCCGCGCTGAACGAAGCGAAGGCCGCCGGCAAGGACGTCAAGATGATCTGGGTTGACTCCGATGGATTCCTGACTGCACCGGAATACAAGGACATCATGCTGTCCTCGGTCATGAAGCTCATGGGTGAGGCGGTTGAGACCGTCGTGAAGGAAGACAAGGACGGGAAGTTCACCAACACGCCGTACGTTGGCACTCTGGCTAACGGCGGCGTCCAGCTGGCACCGTTCCACAGCTTCGACTCCCAGGTTTCTGCCGATCTGAAGGCGGAGCTGGACCAGCTCAAAACGGACATCGTCGACGGGAAGCTGAAGATCGAGTCAGCGGCAAGTCCCAAGGCATAG
- a CDS encoding ABC transporter ATP-binding protein, with protein sequence MKLELRGITKRFGSLLANDHIDVVVEPGQIHCLLGENGAGKSTLMNVLYGLYEPSEGEILIDDKPVSFRGPGDAMAAGIGMVHQHFMLVPVFTVAENVALGAETTNAGGFLDLEGTRRKIKQISDRYGFDVDPDALVEDLPVGVQQRVEIIKALVRDARVLILDEPTAVLTPQETDELLDIMRQLKSSGTSLVFISHKLREVKAVSDTITVIRRGKVVGSADPGDSTAELASMMVGRAVSLTLDKAPANPKEKTFQVKDLTVIAPNGQHIVDGISFDIARGEILAVAGVQGNGQTELTEAILGLQERVQGSVLLDNVELVGRSVKDVLNAGVGFVPEDRSVDGLIGTFSIAENLVLDRYDQPPFAKGISMSPAKVLENAKSRIDEFDVRTTSGLLAAGTLSGGNQQKVVMARELSRPLRLFIASQPTRGVDVGSIEFLHKRIVAERDQGTPVMIISTELDEVMELADRIAVLYKGKLVGIVPAGTGRDVLGLMMAGISPEDAASADNTKSPTGADTPSADVTDSAAAESRGTSSAEGGDHA encoded by the coding sequence TTGAAACTTGAACTCAGAGGGATCACCAAACGCTTCGGCTCCCTGCTCGCCAACGATCACATTGACGTGGTGGTTGAACCCGGACAGATCCACTGTCTGCTGGGCGAGAACGGGGCCGGCAAGTCCACCCTGATGAATGTGCTGTACGGGCTTTACGAGCCTTCCGAAGGTGAGATCCTCATCGATGACAAACCCGTTTCCTTCCGCGGGCCAGGCGACGCCATGGCGGCCGGGATCGGCATGGTGCACCAGCACTTCATGTTGGTCCCTGTTTTCACCGTTGCGGAGAACGTGGCGCTTGGGGCCGAGACCACCAACGCCGGCGGTTTCCTCGACCTGGAGGGTACCCGCCGCAAGATCAAACAGATTTCTGACCGCTACGGGTTCGACGTCGATCCGGACGCGCTGGTGGAGGACCTCCCCGTGGGCGTCCAGCAGCGCGTGGAAATCATCAAGGCATTGGTCCGTGACGCCAGGGTACTGATCCTGGATGAGCCCACTGCAGTGCTGACACCCCAGGAAACAGATGAACTCCTGGACATCATGCGCCAGCTTAAGTCCAGCGGAACCTCACTTGTCTTCATTTCGCACAAGCTGCGCGAAGTGAAAGCTGTCTCGGACACCATCACCGTGATCCGGCGCGGCAAGGTTGTGGGTTCCGCCGATCCCGGCGACTCCACAGCGGAGCTGGCCTCCATGATGGTGGGACGTGCCGTCAGCCTCACGCTCGACAAAGCCCCCGCCAACCCCAAAGAGAAGACCTTCCAGGTCAAGGACCTCACGGTCATAGCTCCGAACGGGCAGCACATTGTGGACGGCATCAGCTTCGACATTGCGCGCGGAGAGATCCTGGCCGTCGCGGGCGTCCAGGGCAACGGCCAGACGGAACTGACCGAAGCCATCCTTGGACTGCAGGAGCGCGTGCAGGGCTCCGTCCTGCTGGACAACGTAGAACTCGTTGGGCGCAGCGTGAAGGATGTACTGAACGCCGGCGTCGGCTTCGTCCCGGAAGACCGGTCTGTTGATGGCCTCATCGGCACGTTCTCGATCGCCGAAAACCTGGTCCTTGACCGTTACGATCAGCCGCCGTTTGCCAAGGGCATCAGCATGAGCCCGGCGAAGGTCCTGGAGAACGCGAAATCGCGGATCGATGAGTTCGACGTGCGGACGACGTCGGGCCTCCTGGCTGCCGGCACGCTGTCCGGCGGAAACCAGCAGAAAGTGGTCATGGCACGGGAGCTGTCCCGGCCGCTGCGCCTCTTCATCGCGTCGCAGCCCACCCGGGGTGTAGACGTGGGGTCCATCGAGTTCCTGCACAAACGGATCGTGGCGGAACGGGACCAGGGCACGCCTGTCATGATCATCTCCACGGAACTGGATGAGGTCATGGAACTGGCTGACCGCATCGCTGTGCTCTACAAGGGCAAGCTCGTAGGAATCGTTCCCGCAGGAACCGGACGTGACGTACTGGGTCTGATGATGGCGGGCATCTCACCGGAAGATGCCGCCAGCGCAGACAACACGAAGTCACCGACCGGCGCTGACACGCCATCCGCTGACGTGACTGACTCCGCGGCCGCAGAAAGCCGCGGAACCTCCAGCGCCGAAGGAGGCGATCATGCCTGA